In Sphingobium sp. B2D3C, a genomic segment contains:
- a CDS encoding exodeoxyribonuclease VII small subunit — protein MADETDNGTLSFEDALKRLEAIVQQLERGDVPLDQSITLYREGEDLRLQCQKRLDAAEAKIQQIKASADGSAPRTAPYPSE, from the coding sequence ATGGCAGACGAGACCGATAACGGCACCCTCAGCTTCGAGGACGCGCTCAAGCGCCTGGAGGCGATTGTCCAGCAACTGGAGCGCGGCGACGTGCCGCTGGACCAGTCCATCACCCTCTATCGCGAGGGCGAGGATCTGCGGCTGCAATGCCAGAAGCGGCTCGATGCCGCCGAGGCCAAGATCCAACAGATTAAGGCAAGCGCCGATGGGTCCGCCCCCCGGACGGCCCCTTATCCCAGTGAATGA